From Caretta caretta isolate rCarCar2 chromosome 9, rCarCar1.hap1, whole genome shotgun sequence, one genomic window encodes:
- the TMEM185A gene encoding transmembrane protein 185A — protein MNLRGLFQDFNPSKFLIYACLLLFSVLLSLRLDDKIQWSYWAVFAPIWLWKLMVIVGASVGTGVWARNPQYRAEGETCVEFKAMLIAVGIHLLLLMFEVLVCDRIERGTHFWLLVFMPLFFVSPVSVAACVWGFRHDRSLELEILCSVNILQFIFIALRLDEIIRWPWLVVCVPLWILMSFLCLVVLYYIVWSVLFLRSMDVIAEQRRTHITMAISWMTIVVPLLTFEILLVHRLDGHNAFSYIPIFVPLWLSLITLMATTFGQKGGNHWWFGIRKDFCQFLLELFPFLREYGNISYDLHHEDNEELEETPVPEPPKIAPMFRKKTGVVITQSPGKYVIPPPKLSIDMPD, from the exons ATGAACCTGCGCGGGTTATTCCAGGATTTCAATCCGAG caAATTTCTTATCTATGCATGTCTGCTGCTGTTCTCTGTTCTGCTCTCTCTCCGTCTGGATGACaaaattcagtggagttattggGCTGTCTTTGCTCCAATATGGCTATGGAAGCTAATGGTAATTGTTGGTGCCTCAGTGGGAACAGGAGTATGGGCACGAAACCCACAATATCG AGCAGAAGGAGAAACCTGTGTGGAGTTCAAAGCTATGTTAATTGCAGTAGGCATTCATCTGCTACTGCTGATGTTCGAAGTTCTGGTATGTGACAGGATCGAAAGAGGAACCCATTTCTGGCTTCTGGTCTTCATGCCGTTGTTCTTTGTATCTCCAGTGTCAGTTGCAGCTTGTGTGTGGGGCTTCCGACATGACAGATCTCTGGAG tTGGAAATTTTGTGTTCTGTCAATATTCTCCAGTTCATATTTATTGCACTCAGACTAGACGAGATCATCAGATGGCCATGGCTT GTTGTTTGCGTTCCTCTGTGGATCTTGATGTCCTTTCTGTGTCTGGTAGTACTCTATTACATTGTTTGGTCTGTCCTGTTCTTGCGTTCAATGGACGTTATTGCTGAGCAGAGGAGAACACACATAACAATGGCTATCAGTTGGATGACAATCGTTGTTCCATTACTCACATTTGAA ATTCTACTAGTGCACAGACTGGATGGACATAATGCATTCTCATATATACCCATTTTTGTCCCTCTTTGGCTTTCTTTGATAACTTTAATGGCAACAACATTTGGACAGAAAGGGGGAAATCATT GGTGGTTTGGAATTCGCAAAGACTTCTGTCAATTCCTCCTTGAACTTTTCCCATTCTTGAGAGAATATGGAAATATTTCCTATGATCTCCATCATGAAGATAATGAAGAACTGGAAGAAACACCTGTTCCAGAACCTCCAAAAATTGCACCAATGTTCCGAAAAAAGACTGGAGTGGTCATTACACAGAGTCCTGGAAAGTATGTCATTCCACCTCCCAAGTTAAGCATTGACATGCCAGATTAA
- the LOC125642977 gene encoding heat shock transcription factor, Y-linked: MTTAEIGRSEKGGLAMDLSIAETPHVSAQVDSAVSISSAVPLCDKTATGDSALRSIIEENAFQALNDGPWVKRPRLLCDDSSTEDNDFLSLTFPKKLWKIVESDQFKSLWWDDDGNCVVIDEELFKKEVLERRGPLRIFETDCMKSFIRQLNLYGFSKMRQDFQRSASLAEFLAEEKAASAFSKLQFYHNPNFKRGSPHLLVRCKRRVGIKNTPPVAFSLDEEFSENCLKSERRSSDVQSAFRTASMEENDLVATAPKENMQTCALRKPTVNKGLARATARIRSGYVSSPAASLKPSEHATAEDSEKLNQLAPFHLPQNNSHTRVSTHDIDSTTTTSATSLYHVIPPVSNSPFGPVMGLPTFPTMYPDLSAMQAHWASLLPFCNPWFSMPMIAAASAISMSRSSHHRTPSYHHCPNCNCTSNNAPAAKDVGPKPTEYSGYHR, encoded by the exons ATGACTACAGCTGAAATAGGTCGAAGTGAGAAAGGAGGATTGGCGATGGACCTTTCTATAGCAGAAACTCCACATGTTTCAGCTCAGGTTGATTCTGCTGTCTCAATTTCTTCTGCTGTTCCACTGTGTGATAAAACAGCAACTGGTGACTCTGCCTTGAGATCTATAATagaagaaaatgcatttcaagCTTTGAATGATGGACCCTGGGTAAAAAGACCACGTCTTCTCTGTGATGatagttccactgaagacaatgattTTTTATCCCTCACCTTTCCAAAGAAACTATGGAAAATTGTTGAAAGTGATCAATTTAAGTCACTTTGGTGGGATGATGATGGAAATTGTGTAGTGATTGATGAAGAGCTCTTTAAAAAGGAGGTGCTGGAAAGGAGAGGACCTCTGCGAATTTTTGAAACTGATTGCATGAAAAGTTTCATTCGTCAGCTTAATCTCTATGGCTTTAGCAAAATGcgacaagattttcaaaggtctgCCTCGTTAGCTGAATTTCTAGCAGAAGAAAAAGCAGCATCTGCCTTTAGCAAG TTACAGTTCTACCATAACCCGAATTTTAAGAGAGGCTCTCCCCACCTCCTTGTAAGGTGTAAGAGAAGAGTTGGCATCAAAAATACACCACCAGTTGCTTTCTCATTAGATGAGGAATTTAGTGAAAACTGCCTAAAGAGTGAGCGAAGAAGCTCAGATGTTCAGTCTGCCTTCAGAACTGCTTCCATGGAGGAAAATGACCTTGTTGCAACTGCTCCAAAGGAAAACATGCAAACATGTGCACTAAGAAAGCCTACAGTAAATAAGGGACTTGCCAGAGCAACTGCCCGAATCAGAAGTGGATATGTTTCTTCACCAGCAGCTTCACTGAAGCCATCGGAACATGCGACAGCAGAAGACAGTGAGAAGCTGAATCAGCTGGCTCCATTTCATTTACCCCAAAATAACAGCCATACTCGAGTCAGTACTCATGATATAGATTCCACTACAACTACATCCGCGACTTCTTTGTATCATGTCATACCTCCTGTATCAAATAGTCCTTTTGGACCTGTGATGGGGCTTCCTACCTTCCCAACCATGTATCCAGACTTATCAGCTATGCAGGCTCATTGGGCTAGTTTGCTGCCATTTTGTAACCCGTGGTTCTCAATGCCTATGATTGCAGCAGCCTCTGCCATTTCAATGTCAAGATCATCTCATCACCGAA